A genomic stretch from Solea solea unplaced genomic scaffold, fSolSol10.1 scaffold_41, whole genome shotgun sequence includes:
- the LOC131450067 gene encoding uncharacterized protein LOC131450067, translating into MLMIVFYLQLVSSPDMSSEGSDVDCYVRDPDYDPKYYESTPSDVVENVDTDFDTDEPKSTSTILAEEDQGGDQDDDPDFNKEEDQKEGQEEDQDDGYEEDQDEDQEEDQKDDQDDDWEEGQDDDQEEAHEEDQDGDHEEDQDDDHEEDQDDDDQEEDPLKGKFTIRKKKNLRTYVKGQNKKTKTTKTEVSVNVTVKTCTKRKDNKRSWDKKHYCLYCHQPNNKMARHLQRKHMEVKDVAHAFSFASKSPQRKVLLEQIRRKGDFKHNVRVLAEGKGQIVTVKQPSHKTSAWHYLPCKFCYGMFSRTDLWRHQGSCKLKTSSETDNKRKTRGAVQSVSARLLPIMASSSGCQAIINKMRQDDVSFHIRGDSLICNYGESLYAKHGRVKSKHNYISQRMRELGRFMLTAKAMDSTVRTLEDICVPKKFLLVVNAAKKLTEFSPSKNEYGKPSTAVRVGFCLKGAVEVLIGQSLMNDDDLAEKKAKKFLELLEKNWKTHVAVSAHQSMQEKRWNKPDDIHLTKNVMALRDHLRMVEDKARAELEQQLSLTAYKVLNESILAQLIVFNKRREGEASRLTLEAYKKVNTNPINEDIYSTLSPLEKELSKQLTRIEVRGKRGKKVPVFFTHRMMESIQVLLKWRDEAGVPTENPYLFARAGVLTNIRGCDCLRKYAEESKAENPELLRSTKLRKQVATLCQLLDLDEQELEQVARFMGHDIRVHRDFYRQTDKTFQIAKISKLLFAMEQGSSTLTGRNFNTLHPSVSGMYVHTLLFLCTHHVVV; encoded by the coding sequence ATGCTCATGATTGTGTTTTACTTGCAGCTGGTCTCATCCCCTGACATGTCCAGTGAGGGGTCAGATGTGGACTGTTACGTGAGGGACCCTGACTATGATCCCAAATATTATGAATCTACACCCAGTGATGTGGTTGAAAACGTGGACACGGACTTTGACACTGATGAGCCCAAATCTACAAGTACAATATTGGCTGAAGAAGATCAGGGTGGGGATCAGGATGATGACCCAGATTTTAATAAAGAAGAAGATCAAAAAGAAGGACAggaggaagatcaggatgatggctatgaggaagatcaggatgaaGATCAAGAAGAGGATCAGAAAGATGATCAGGATGATGACTGGGAAGAAGGACAAGATGATGACCAGGAAGAAGCTcatgaggaagatcaggatggtgaccatgaggaagatcaggatgatgaccatgaggaagatcaggatgatgatgatcaggAAGAAGATCCACTCAAAGGCAAGTtcacaatcagaaaaaaaaagaacctaagAACGTATGTGAAGGggcaaaataagaaaacaaagacaaccaaAACTGAAGTTAGTGTTAATGTGACTGTTAAGAcatgtacaaaaagaaaagacaacaaaagatcatgggacaaaaaacattattgtttgtattgccATCAGCCAAATAACAAGATGGCGAGGCACTTGCAGAGGAAGCATATGGAGGTAAAGGATGTGGCACATGCATTCAGCTTTGCATCAAAGTCACCACAAAGAAAAGTTCTTTTAGAACAAATTAGAAGGAAAGGAGATTTTAAGCACAATGTGAGGGTCCTGGCTGAAGGCAAAGGACAGATAGTAACTGTAAAGCAGCCGTCTCATAAAACATCTGCATGGCACTATTTGCCTTGTAAATTCTGCTACGGCATGTTTTCTAGGACTGATTTGTGGAGACACCAGGGATCATGTAAACTTAAAACCAGCAGTGAGACAGACAACAAGAGAAAGACCAGAGGGGCAGTACAGAGTGTTTCAGCACGCCTGCTTCCTATAATGGCTTCATCTAGTGGATGTCAGgctattattaataaaatgagaCAGGATGACGTGTCCTTCCACATCAGGGGCGATTCATTGATCTGCAACTATGGGGAATCACTGTATGCAAAACATGGTCGTGTGAAGTCCAAGCACAACTATATATCTCAAAGAATGAGGGAGCTTGGTAGATTCATGTTGACTGCCAAAGCTATGGACAGTACTGTGAGGACTTTGGAAGACATATGTGTCCCCAAGAAATTTCTGCTTGTGGTCAATGCAGCCAAGAAATTAACAGAATTCAGTCCAAGCAAAAATGAATATGGGAAACCCTCAACAGCAGTGAGAGTGGGATTCTGCCTGAAAGGAGCAGTGGAGGTGTTGATTGGGCAAAGTCTCATGAACGATGATGACCTggcagaaaaaaaggcaaaaaagtttTTGGAGCTGTtggaaaaaaattggaaaactCATGTTGCGGTATCTGCTCACCAGAGCATGCAGGAGAAGAGGTGGAACAAACCCGATGACATTCACCtcacaaaaaatgtcatggcaCTTAGAGATCATCTCAGGATGGTGGAAGACAAAGCCAGAGCTGaactggagcagcagctgagttTGACTGCATACAAGGTGTTAAATGAGAGCATTCTGGCACAgctgattgtttttaataagcGTCGTGAAGGAGAAGCATCGCGCTTGACTCTCGAAGCCTACAAAAAAGTCAACACTAATCCTATCAATGAGGACATTTACAGCACTCTGTCTCCTTTAGAGAAGGAACTGAGCAAACAGCTGACTCGCATCGAGGTCCGAGGAAAAAGAGGGAAGAaggttcctgtttttttcacacacaggatGATGGAGTCAATCCAAGTGTTGTTGAAATGGAGAGATGAAGCTGGTGTTCCCACTGAAAATCCCTACCTCTTTGCCAGAGCTGGTGTGCTGACGAACATACGTGGCTGCGACTGTCTGCGGAAATATGCAGAGGAGAGCAAAGCAGAAAACCCTGAGCTCCTCAGGTCAACTAAACTAAGAAAACAGGTGGCCACACTTTGCCAGCTCCTGGATCTTGACGAACAAGAGCTGGAACAAGTTGCTCGGTTCATGGGTCATGACATCAGAGTTCACCGGGACTtttacagacagactgacaaaaCCTTTCAGATAGCAAAGATTAGCAAGCTTTTGTTTGCTATGGAACAAGGCAGTAGCACCTTAACAGGGAGGAACTTTAACACACTCCATCCCTCTGTGTCtggtatgtatgtacacacactgttgtttttatgtacacaccatgttgttgtgtaa